In the Haloferula helveola genome, one interval contains:
- a CDS encoding NADH-quinone oxidoreductase subunit J, translating into MPLALFWFFAVLMLVGGLAVISLRNPVAAALSMVASFVGLAGLFIGLNAYFVGIIQILVYAGAIMVLFLFIIMLLDLKTEEKRTPKVVPIVGGLGIVLAFTIQLLGVLGNTPDTKSQPLDLAAGAAEYTERSPGIAAKLEAGSLPDVNLVGDVIFTGYNLPLQIVGVLLLVATVGVVVLSSRQTT; encoded by the coding sequence ATGCCCCTCGCCCTATTCTGGTTCTTCGCGGTGCTGATGCTCGTCGGCGGGCTCGCCGTGATCTCGCTGCGCAACCCGGTGGCGGCCGCGCTTTCGATGGTCGCCTCGTTCGTCGGCCTCGCCGGCCTCTTCATCGGCCTCAACGCCTACTTCGTCGGGATCATCCAGATCCTCGTCTACGCCGGTGCGATCATGGTGCTGTTCCTGTTCATCATCATGCTCCTTGATCTCAAGACCGAGGAGAAGCGGACGCCGAAAGTCGTGCCGATCGTCGGGGGCCTCGGGATCGTCCTGGCTTTCACCATCCAGCTTCTGGGTGTGCTCGGAAACACGCCCGACACCAAGTCACAGCCTCTCGATCTGGCCGCCGGCGCCGCCGAATATACCGAGAGAAGCCCCGGCATCGCCGCCAAGCTCGAGGCCGGCAGCCTGCCGGACGTCAATCTCGTCGGCGACGTGATCTTCACCGGCTACAACCTGCCGCTGCAGATCGTCGGCGTCCTGTTGCTCGTCGCGACCGTCGGCGTCGTCGTTCTCTCGAGCCGCCAAACGACCTGA
- a CDS encoding NADH-quinone oxidoreductase subunit M, whose translation MLLLLVLLPIAAFVAILSGTNARLTAIGACAANLVLGVIAALTWDKGFWETNLPVLERPSLHLSLGFMDGMSVIMLLLSVIVAFAAVLTGKAPEGRERLYYGSSLLIAAGAIGAFVATDLFFFYAFHELALIPTFLMIGMLGRGDRKAAAWKITIYLGFGSLVLLAGLVWLAAVAGTFDMVEMRDLAAAGTLAIDPAAQKGIAAFLLVGFGVLVSLFPFHSWAAPAYASAPAPTAMLHAGVLKKFGLYGLLRLAVPLLPEGVNAWLVPLCVLLLGNILWVGFVTISQKRLDGMLGSSSVMHMGYIFLAIAALAAVPGETNAYAMPAAVLLMFAHGISIAMLFGLADKIERVTGTLDLDQLGGLAKAAPSLAFLFGLVGMASIGLPGLANFAGEVMVFISAFANYDPAAGLGPVQITCILAIWGVVISAIYMLRAYRKIFQGPQVSVTESASDLTLWDRAPALLLAVTLLVVGIYPNLLLSFLK comes from the coding sequence ATGCTCCTGCTCCTCGTTCTTCTTCCGATCGCCGCGTTTGTCGCCATCCTGAGCGGCACCAACGCCCGGTTGACCGCGATCGGCGCCTGTGCCGCCAACCTCGTCCTCGGGGTTATTGCCGCCCTCACTTGGGACAAGGGTTTCTGGGAAACGAATCTTCCGGTGCTTGAGCGGCCGTCGCTCCATCTATCCCTGGGTTTCATGGACGGCATGAGCGTGATCATGCTGCTGCTCTCCGTGATCGTCGCGTTCGCAGCCGTCCTGACCGGCAAGGCGCCCGAGGGCCGTGAGCGGCTCTACTACGGTTCTTCCCTTCTGATCGCCGCGGGTGCGATCGGAGCCTTTGTCGCGACGGATCTGTTCTTCTTCTACGCCTTCCACGAACTCGCCCTGATCCCGACCTTCCTGATGATCGGTATGCTCGGTCGCGGTGACCGCAAGGCGGCGGCATGGAAGATCACCATCTATCTCGGCTTCGGTTCCCTCGTCCTGCTTGCCGGGCTCGTGTGGCTGGCCGCCGTTGCCGGAACCTTCGACATGGTCGAGATGCGCGATCTGGCTGCGGCCGGAACGCTTGCGATCGATCCCGCTGCGCAGAAAGGCATCGCGGCCTTCCTGCTTGTCGGCTTCGGAGTCCTCGTTTCGCTCTTTCCTTTTCACTCGTGGGCCGCTCCCGCCTACGCCAGCGCCCCGGCTCCGACCGCGATGCTCCACGCGGGCGTGCTCAAGAAGTTCGGACTCTACGGGCTGCTTCGTCTCGCGGTGCCGCTCCTTCCCGAGGGTGTCAACGCGTGGCTCGTGCCGCTCTGTGTTCTTCTGCTCGGAAACATCCTGTGGGTCGGCTTCGTGACGATCAGCCAGAAGCGCCTCGACGGGATGCTCGGTAGCTCGTCGGTGATGCACATGGGCTACATCTTCCTCGCGATCGCGGCTCTCGCCGCAGTGCCGGGTGAAACGAATGCCTACGCGATGCCCGCCGCGGTGTTGCTGATGTTCGCCCACGGCATCTCAATCGCGATGCTCTTCGGGCTGGCGGACAAGATCGAGCGCGTCACCGGCACGCTCGATCTAGACCAGCTCGGCGGCCTCGCCAAGGCGGCCCCTTCCCTGGCCTTCCTGTTCGGTCTCGTCGGTATGGCCAGCATCGGTCTGCCGGGCCTCGCCAACTTCGCCGGCGAGGTGATGGTCTTCATCTCCGCCTTCGCCAACTACGATCCCGCGGCAGGCCTCGGTCCGGTCCAGATCACCTGCATCCTCGCCATCTGGGGCGTCGTGATCAGTGCGATCTACATGCTTCGCGCTTACCGGAAGATCTTCCAAGGCCCTCAGGTCTCGGTGACCGAGAGCGCCTCGGACCTGACGCTGTGGGACCGGGCCCCCGCCCTCCTGCTTGCCGTGACGCTGCTGGTTGTCGGCATCTACCCGAACCTGCTCCTTTCCTTTCTGAAGTGA
- a CDS encoding complex I subunit 1 family protein, producing the protein MDLLTDIIIILAKVIGLTFMVVLPLVPISVYFERRFSAIIQDRVGPNRVGIPLTLFGAKKDFSLFGLVQPVADGIKLFLKEDFTPVHVRKAFYWMAPALTIIPSLVTVCVVPFGSPITINGEQYKMVIADLDVGPLFVFAVSSLAVYGITLAGWSSNSKYPFVGGVRSTAQMISYEISLGLSIIPVLLWYGELNLSNIVEHQALNGWLLLPLWGDSAPWNNGGDFSAWIFWIPATVAFLIFTISIFAETNRMPFDLPECETELVGGYHTEYSSMKFAMFFMGEYAAMVIGSALIVTMFLGGWSLGFTLDEKLLMDGEGNWLWFSGLVHMGVFLTKLVAFILFFILVRWTVPRFRYDQLMRLGWVIFFEAALINVFIAALVIAAPSLGILTTIIGAVLLAVVSGALIWVLKVSEPKAQPNRGLLGQN; encoded by the coding sequence ATGGACCTGCTTACCGATATCATCATCATCCTCGCCAAGGTCATCGGCCTGACCTTCATGGTCGTGCTACCCTTGGTTCCGATTTCCGTCTACTTCGAGCGACGGTTTTCGGCGATCATCCAGGACCGTGTGGGACCGAACCGTGTCGGGATTCCGCTTACCCTGTTCGGAGCGAAGAAGGACTTCTCGCTGTTCGGGTTGGTCCAGCCTGTGGCCGACGGCATCAAGCTCTTCCTCAAGGAGGACTTCACGCCGGTCCATGTGCGCAAGGCCTTCTACTGGATGGCCCCGGCGCTCACGATCATTCCATCGCTGGTTACCGTCTGCGTGGTTCCCTTCGGTTCGCCGATCACGATCAACGGCGAGCAGTACAAGATGGTGATCGCCGATCTTGATGTCGGTCCGCTCTTCGTCTTCGCGGTATCCTCCCTGGCCGTCTACGGCATCACACTGGCCGGTTGGTCCTCCAACTCGAAGTATCCCTTCGTCGGCGGGGTGCGCTCGACGGCGCAGATGATCTCCTACGAGATCTCGCTCGGCCTCTCGATCATCCCGGTGCTGCTCTGGTACGGAGAACTCAACCTGTCGAACATCGTCGAGCACCAGGCGTTGAACGGCTGGCTGCTGCTGCCGCTCTGGGGCGACTCGGCTCCTTGGAATAACGGCGGTGACTTCTCGGCATGGATCTTCTGGATTCCGGCGACGGTCGCCTTCCTGATCTTTACCATTTCGATCTTCGCGGAAACCAACCGCATGCCCTTCGACCTCCCCGAGTGCGAGACCGAGCTCGTGGGTGGCTACCACACCGAGTACTCCTCGATGAAGTTCGCGATGTTCTTCATGGGTGAATACGCCGCGATGGTCATCGGCTCGGCGCTGATCGTGACGATGTTCCTCGGTGGCTGGTCGCTCGGATTCACGCTCGATGAGAAGCTCCTGATGGACGGCGAAGGCAACTGGCTCTGGTTCTCAGGCCTGGTGCACATGGGGGTCTTCCTGACGAAGCTGGTCGCCTTCATTCTGTTCTTCATCCTCGTCCGCTGGACGGTCCCCCGTTTCCGATATGACCAGCTCATGCGCCTTGGCTGGGTGATCTTCTTCGAAGCCGCCCTGATCAACGTGTTCATCGCTGCTCTGGTCATTGCCGCCCCGAGTCTCGGGATTCTCACCACCATCATCGGTGCGGTCCTGTTGGCCGTCGTCAGCGGTGCCCTCATCTGGGTTCTCAAGGTGTCCGAACCGAAGGCCCAGCCGAACCGCGGCCTGCTCGGCCAGAACTGA
- the glpK gene encoding glycerol kinase GlpK: MSSFVLSLDQGTTSSRALLFDREGNITGSAQQEFPQIFPRPGWVEHDPREIWASQLATMEKVLGEAGPQEVAAIGITNQRETTVLWDRATGEPIHNAIVWQDRRTAAMIDRLREDGMEDVVRSRTGLVPDPYFSGTKLSWLLDHVDGARERAERGELAFGTVDTWLVWNLTKGERHITDVSNASRTMLFDIGKLDWDRELLDYLRIPSAVLPEVVSTGGVHAEVASGLPGAGLPIAALAGDQHAALFGQQCFEQGGIKNTYGTGCFMLMNLGDQLPAPHEKLLTTVAWQRDGSIRYAREGSIFVGGAVIQWLRDGLGILAESSDVLPLAESVEDSGDVVFVPAFAGLGAPHWDSRARGAIHGITRGTTAAHIARAAVESIAFQSADLFDAISADSDSPITELKVDGGATRDPLLLQFQADLLQIPVLRPKVIETTALGAAYLAGLAVGFWSSTEELSSQQRIDRTFEPSMPTDRARELRERWNEAVRRSLDWARD, from the coding sequence ATGAGTTCGTTTGTTCTTTCCCTTGATCAGGGAACCACCAGTTCCCGTGCCCTTCTCTTTGACCGGGAGGGCAACATCACCGGCTCCGCCCAGCAGGAGTTCCCACAGATCTTCCCCCGTCCCGGCTGGGTCGAGCACGATCCTCGGGAGATCTGGGCGAGCCAACTGGCGACGATGGAGAAGGTGCTCGGCGAGGCCGGTCCGCAAGAGGTGGCTGCCATAGGTATTACCAACCAGCGCGAGACCACCGTCCTGTGGGACCGGGCGACCGGGGAGCCGATCCACAACGCGATTGTTTGGCAGGATCGCCGCACCGCGGCGATGATCGATCGTCTGCGCGAGGACGGCATGGAGGATGTCGTCAGGAGCAGGACCGGCCTGGTGCCGGATCCCTACTTCTCCGGGACCAAGTTGTCGTGGTTGCTAGATCACGTTGACGGTGCGCGGGAACGCGCGGAGCGAGGTGAGTTGGCCTTCGGGACGGTTGACACCTGGCTCGTCTGGAATCTGACCAAGGGTGAACGCCACATCACCGACGTCTCCAACGCATCGCGCACGATGTTGTTCGATATCGGCAAGCTGGATTGGGACCGGGAACTTCTCGACTACCTCCGGATCCCTTCCGCAGTTCTCCCGGAAGTGGTTTCTACCGGCGGGGTTCACGCCGAGGTGGCTTCCGGTCTCCCCGGTGCGGGACTGCCGATCGCCGCTCTCGCAGGTGACCAGCATGCGGCGCTGTTCGGTCAGCAGTGCTTCGAGCAAGGCGGGATCAAGAACACCTACGGCACCGGTTGCTTCATGCTGATGAACCTCGGAGATCAGCTTCCGGCGCCGCATGAGAAACTCCTGACGACGGTAGCTTGGCAGCGGGACGGATCGATTCGCTACGCCCGCGAAGGAAGCATCTTTGTCGGAGGCGCGGTGATCCAGTGGCTCCGCGACGGACTCGGGATCCTCGCCGAGTCGAGTGACGTGCTTCCCCTTGCCGAATCGGTTGAGGACAGCGGCGACGTCGTCTTTGTCCCGGCGTTTGCCGGACTCGGCGCTCCGCACTGGGACTCGCGAGCTCGCGGAGCGATCCACGGGATCACTCGTGGGACGACCGCGGCCCACATCGCGCGGGCGGCGGTCGAGTCGATCGCGTTTCAGTCGGCCGACCTGTTCGATGCGATCAGCGCCGACTCGGACTCACCGATCACGGAGCTGAAAGTGGACGGCGGCGCGACCCGGGATCCCCTGCTCCTGCAGTTTCAGGCGGACCTCCTCCAGATTCCGGTGCTGCGGCCGAAGGTCATCGAGACGACGGCTCTCGGTGCGGCTTACCTCGCCGGACTGGCCGTCGGCTTCTGGTCGTCGACCGAAGAGCTGTCGAGCCAGCAGCGAATCGACCGGACCTTCGAACCATCAATGCCGACCGACCGCGCCCGTGAACTACGCGAACGCTGGAACGAGGCCGTGCGTCGATCACTCGATTGGGCCCGCGACTGA
- the nuoL gene encoding NADH-quinone oxidoreductase subunit L, whose translation MLAWLLLLLPLLAAAANQLYLKRNAFLASMLSTGSVVATFVIALILLGSTDAPAAFKWITLEGVPPIEISLKLDQLSTGMMIVVTGIGMLVHIFSLAYMADDAAKARYFTGLSLFMFSMTGIVLAGNFIMTFMFWELVGLSSYLLIGHWYQKDSAADAAKKAFIVNRIGDFGFMIGILMVFGITGTFVFDGMAEGLAKFNADHPGLFGGVVGAAILCVFCGAVGKSAQMPLHVWLPDAMEGPTPVSALIHAATMVAAGVYMLFRVQLALGEEIFAQTFAGPVIAWVGGITSLCAALMATQQNDIKRILAYSTLSQLGYMVMAVGLVSGDAGMFHLFTHAWFKALLFLGSGAIIYACHHQQDIWKMGGLLKKMPITGFTFLIGTAALIAVPFTAGFFSKEAILHAAEKSTPLFWLTVAVAVLTPFYMTRAFVVTFLGSTRSDDADHAKEVGPKMFVPLVILAVLAVIAGFKEINGFAPALPAHAGEFHMNKLFWISLGALVAGVVPGFLLYAGKDKDPLSIPLFRNRFYIDTIYDKGVVKWLQNGGAAIVHFFDEFVINGLIVGGSARLAESFGGLFRRVQNGNLQAYAFAFGIGVILVIYFTTFWK comes from the coding sequence ATGCTCGCCTGGCTCCTCCTTCTGCTCCCGCTGCTTGCCGCCGCGGCCAACCAGCTTTACCTGAAGCGCAACGCGTTTCTGGCGTCGATGCTGTCGACCGGTTCGGTGGTGGCGACCTTCGTCATCGCGCTGATCCTGCTCGGCTCGACCGATGCTCCGGCAGCGTTCAAGTGGATCACCCTCGAAGGGGTTCCGCCGATCGAGATCTCGCTGAAGCTCGACCAGCTCTCTACCGGGATGATGATCGTGGTGACCGGCATCGGCATGCTGGTCCACATCTTCTCGCTGGCCTACATGGCCGACGATGCGGCCAAGGCCCGCTACTTCACCGGCCTGTCGCTCTTCATGTTCTCGATGACCGGCATCGTCCTCGCCGGGAACTTCATCATGACCTTCATGTTCTGGGAACTGGTGGGTCTGAGTTCCTATCTCCTGATCGGTCACTGGTATCAGAAGGACTCGGCGGCCGACGCCGCCAAGAAGGCATTCATCGTCAACCGGATCGGCGACTTCGGATTCATGATCGGGATCCTGATGGTCTTCGGGATCACCGGGACCTTTGTTTTCGACGGGATGGCCGAAGGCCTTGCGAAGTTCAACGCCGACCATCCGGGGTTGTTCGGAGGTGTGGTGGGAGCGGCGATCCTGTGCGTCTTCTGCGGTGCCGTCGGTAAGTCGGCGCAGATGCCCCTGCATGTCTGGCTTCCCGATGCCATGGAAGGTCCGACTCCGGTTTCGGCCCTCATTCACGCGGCCACCATGGTCGCGGCCGGTGTCTACATGCTGTTCCGGGTCCAGCTCGCGCTGGGTGAGGAAATTTTCGCGCAGACCTTCGCCGGTCCGGTGATCGCATGGGTCGGCGGCATTACCTCGCTGTGCGCGGCACTGATGGCGACCCAGCAGAACGACATCAAGCGCATCCTCGCCTACTCGACCCTTTCCCAGCTCGGCTACATGGTGATGGCGGTCGGTCTTGTCAGCGGCGATGCCGGGATGTTCCACCTCTTCACTCACGCTTGGTTCAAGGCGCTTCTGTTCCTCGGTTCCGGCGCGATCATCTACGCCTGCCACCACCAGCAGGACATCTGGAAGATGGGCGGCCTGCTCAAGAAAATGCCGATCACCGGTTTCACCTTCCTCATCGGAACGGCAGCGCTGATCGCCGTGCCGTTCACGGCGGGCTTCTTCTCGAAGGAGGCCATCCTGCACGCCGCCGAAAAGTCGACGCCGTTGTTCTGGCTGACGGTCGCGGTTGCGGTGCTGACGCCATTCTACATGACCCGGGCCTTCGTCGTGACCTTCCTCGGTTCCACCCGAAGTGACGATGCGGATCACGCCAAGGAAGTCGGACCGAAGATGTTTGTCCCGTTGGTGATTCTTGCCGTGCTCGCGGTCATTGCCGGCTTCAAGGAGATCAACGGTTTTGCTCCGGCCTTGCCCGCGCATGCCGGTGAGTTCCACATGAACAAACTGTTCTGGATCTCGCTCGGGGCGCTGGTTGCCGGTGTGGTTCCGGGATTCCTTCTCTACGCGGGTAAGGACAAGGACCCGCTTTCCATCCCCCTCTTCCGCAACCGCTTCTACATCGACACGATCTACGACAAGGGCGTGGTCAAGTGGCTGCAGAACGGTGGCGCGGCGATCGTCCACTTCTTCGATGAGTTCGTCATCAACGGCCTGATCGTCGGCGGTTCGGCACGTCTCGCCGAGTCGTTCGGCGGGCTCTTCCGCCGGGTCCAGAACGGCAACCTGCAGGCCTATGCCTTCGCCTTCGGTATCGGCGTCATCCTGGTCATCTATTTCACCACTTTCTGGAAGTAA
- a CDS encoding NADH-quinone oxidoreductase subunit N, producing MPAYYLEALTVALGIALLMVEAFGPAHSKRHVGVFAAFGLGIILVFSFFAIGPDKAREGAGWAEWPLWQFYAFDSVARFYKGFAIVCTILVILMSLDYRSVLSRFTDHPTTESGTGEYFALPVFACAGMMWMASAKDLAGAFVALELVTITFYILVAYLRRNVGSLEAGVKYLILGALSTGFLVYGIAWIYGTLGTMNLELIGEKIGEVESTVPVLFGIGLILVALGFKIGAVPMQVWIPDVYQGAPTPTTAFLSVGSKAAGFVLLIRFLEPFLGEGSPVAGSVTAMLLIMAVATLLFGNLAAIAQTNFKRLLAYSSIAHAGFLVLALAAWKPAGQAEGLGSSETVSFYLATYLLMTLAAFFVLAQIRIRSGSEELDAFKGLGRRDPLVAILMTVIMAALAGVPLTAGFLGKFFVFSLAVEAAQWWGVGIAFIGAAAGFYYYFKLIRSMWWEDSEEESPVELPYISRVCVIALTSAVIVLGVWPQPVLWLLGA from the coding sequence ATGCCCGCCTATTATCTCGAAGCCCTCACCGTCGCACTCGGCATTGCTCTGCTTATGGTCGAGGCATTCGGCCCGGCCCACAGCAAGCGCCACGTCGGGGTGTTTGCCGCGTTTGGACTCGGCATCATTCTGGTCTTCAGCTTCTTCGCGATCGGTCCCGACAAGGCTCGTGAAGGTGCGGGATGGGCCGAGTGGCCGCTTTGGCAGTTCTACGCCTTCGATTCGGTTGCCCGCTTCTACAAGGGCTTCGCAATCGTCTGCACCATCCTGGTGATCCTGATGTCGCTCGACTACCGGTCGGTGCTTTCCCGCTTCACGGACCATCCGACCACCGAATCGGGCACCGGCGAGTACTTCGCGCTGCCGGTTTTCGCCTGCGCCGGAATGATGTGGATGGCTTCGGCCAAGGATCTGGCGGGTGCGTTCGTCGCGCTCGAACTCGTCACGATCACCTTCTACATCCTTGTTGCCTACCTCCGTCGCAATGTCGGTTCGCTGGAGGCGGGTGTGAAGTATCTGATCCTCGGTGCCCTGAGCACCGGATTCCTCGTTTACGGCATCGCGTGGATCTACGGGACGCTCGGCACGATGAATCTCGAACTCATCGGAGAGAAGATTGGTGAAGTCGAGAGCACCGTTCCCGTGCTATTCGGGATTGGCCTGATCCTTGTGGCCCTCGGTTTCAAGATCGGTGCCGTGCCGATGCAGGTCTGGATTCCCGACGTCTACCAAGGCGCGCCGACTCCAACGACCGCTTTCCTGTCGGTCGGTTCCAAGGCGGCCGGATTCGTGCTCTTGATCCGCTTCCTTGAGCCTTTCCTTGGCGAGGGCTCGCCGGTGGCTGGTTCGGTGACCGCGATGCTCCTGATCATGGCGGTGGCGACCCTGCTGTTCGGCAACCTCGCTGCGATCGCCCAAACCAACTTCAAACGCCTGCTTGCCTATTCCTCGATCGCCCATGCCGGCTTTCTCGTCCTCGCGCTGGCTGCGTGGAAACCGGCCGGGCAGGCTGAGGGGCTTGGTTCAAGCGAGACCGTTTCCTTCTACCTCGCGACCTACCTTCTGATGACGCTGGCGGCATTCTTCGTTCTGGCTCAGATCCGGATCCGCAGCGGTTCGGAAGAACTCGATGCCTTCAAGGGACTCGGGCGGCGTGATCCGCTGGTCGCGATCCTCATGACCGTGATCATGGCGGCGCTTGCTGGGGTTCCGTTGACCGCGGGATTCCTCGGGAAGTTCTTCGTCTTCTCGCTCGCGGTCGAAGCCGCTCAGTGGTGGGGCGTCGGGATCGCATTCATCGGCGCTGCCGCCGGTTTCTACTACTACTTCAAGCTGATCCGCTCGATGTGGTGGGAGGACTCGGAAGAAGAGAGTCCGGTCGAGTTGCCCTACATCAGCCGTGTCTGCGTCATTGCTCTGACCTCCGCGGTGATCGTCTTGGGCGTGTGGCCGCAGCCGGTGCTCTGGCTACTCGGAGCCTGA
- a CDS encoding molybdopterin-dependent oxidoreductase, translating into MSENASTAEAKLPKDLTAEKGLVNVQIDGVWRQVPKGTRMIEACRMFNVGVPHYCYHPKLSSPGNCRMCLVQMGMPPRPTPGQDPTYDDDGYQPIGWMPRPVIACANTVAENMGIRTGGELVESVREGVMEFLLINHPLDCPICDQAGECRLQEFSVGHGRGSSRFVDMKVKKPKNVDIGPRIRLDDERCIMCSRCIRFMDEVADDPVLGFTQRGTYTTLTVHPGRELDSNYSLNTADICPVGALTSNDFRFQMRVWFLKETKTIDVNCGTGCNITVWTRGETVYRITPRQNDDVNSCWMPDSHRLNFHYIDSPERLTEPLVKADGKHVSANWSEAVRKTVDGLKGCEASELAIIASARMTNEELFLVKALADSLGTEHLTVVPRMGESDGKLISADRNPNTQGVRVVWRREDPGFRLGEIRDSIREGKIKRLLVLGEELTAEADFTDEDLGKLEFLASSVLLAGPTASASDVVLPGAAFAEKRGSMINVTGRLQRLNRAVEPHGQARDDWEILRDMIGLLDGVATTSPDFPHLIEDIFKDMAASITEFEGLNLSKIGDLGLPLVETGVTIPLLENEKARKAAGEIVG; encoded by the coding sequence ATGAGCGAAAACGCCTCCACCGCAGAAGCCAAGCTCCCCAAGGATCTCACTGCCGAAAAGGGCCTCGTCAATGTGCAGATCGATGGCGTTTGGCGCCAGGTTCCGAAAGGAACGCGGATGATCGAGGCTTGCCGGATGTTCAACGTGGGAGTCCCCCACTACTGCTACCATCCGAAGCTCAGTTCGCCGGGAAACTGCCGGATGTGCCTTGTGCAGATGGGCATGCCGCCACGGCCGACGCCCGGGCAGGATCCGACATACGATGATGACGGCTACCAGCCGATCGGTTGGATGCCCCGCCCGGTGATCGCGTGCGCGAACACGGTCGCCGAGAACATGGGCATCCGGACCGGCGGCGAGCTGGTCGAAAGCGTCCGCGAGGGCGTAATGGAGTTTCTTCTCATCAACCACCCGCTCGATTGCCCGATCTGCGACCAAGCGGGCGAATGCCGGCTGCAGGAGTTTTCCGTCGGTCACGGACGCGGAAGCTCGCGCTTCGTCGACATGAAAGTGAAGAAGCCGAAGAACGTGGATATCGGTCCGCGGATCCGGCTGGACGACGAGCGATGCATCATGTGCAGCCGCTGCATCCGCTTCATGGACGAGGTGGCCGATGATCCGGTGCTCGGCTTCACCCAGCGCGGCACCTACACCACCCTGACGGTCCACCCGGGCCGCGAGCTGGATTCGAACTACTCGCTCAACACCGCCGACATCTGCCCGGTTGGCGCGCTGACCAGCAATGATTTCCGCTTCCAGATGCGCGTCTGGTTCCTGAAGGAGACCAAGACGATCGACGTCAACTGCGGCACCGGTTGCAATATCACCGTCTGGACCCGCGGCGAGACGGTTTACCGCATCACGCCGCGCCAGAATGACGACGTGAACTCGTGCTGGATGCCGGATTCACACCGCCTGAATTTCCACTACATCGACTCGCCGGAACGCCTCACCGAGCCGCTGGTCAAAGCGGACGGAAAGCATGTGTCGGCGAACTGGTCCGAGGCGGTCCGGAAGACCGTTGATGGTCTGAAAGGCTGTGAAGCTTCCGAGCTTGCGATCATCGCCTCGGCACGGATGACCAATGAGGAGCTTTTCCTGGTCAAGGCCCTGGCCGACTCGCTCGGCACCGAGCACCTCACGGTGGTGCCGCGGATGGGTGAAAGCGACGGCAAGCTGATCAGCGCCGACCGCAATCCGAACACGCAGGGCGTGCGGGTGGTCTGGCGTCGCGAGGATCCGGGTTTCCGGCTCGGCGAAATCCGCGACTCGATCCGGGAAGGAAAGATCAAGCGCCTGCTTGTGCTCGGTGAGGAACTCACCGCCGAGGCCGACTTCACCGATGAGGATCTTGGCAAGCTTGAGTTCCTCGCTTCGAGCGTGCTGCTCGCGGGTCCCACGGCCAGCGCCAGCGACGTCGTTCTGCCGGGTGCCGCCTTCGCCGAGAAGCGTGGCTCGATGATCAACGTCACCGGTCGCCTCCAGCGCCTCAACCGCGCGGTCGAACCGCACGGCCAAGCGCGGGACGACTGGGAGATCCTGCGTGACATGATCGGCCTGCTCGATGGCGTCGCCACCACGAGCCCAGACTTCCCTCACCTGATCGAGGACATCTTCAAGGACATGGCCGCCTCGATCACCGAGTTCGAGGGCTTGAACCTGTCGAAGATCGGCGACCTCGGACTGCCGCTCGTCGAGACCGGCGTGACGATCCCGCTGCTTGAGAACGAGAAGGCCCGCAAGGCCGCGGGCGAGATCGTCGGCTGA
- the nuoK gene encoding NADH-quinone oxidoreductase subunit NuoK, whose product MASLHSYLLVSGLLFAIGLAGVVLRRNIIVVFMCLELMLSAANLTLVAFSRFNGSNGLPDYNGQMLVFFVITVAAAEVAVGLAIIVALYRARQTIHTDDLTSMRG is encoded by the coding sequence ATGGCCAGCCTGCATTCCTACCTTCTCGTCTCCGGATTGCTGTTCGCGATCGGTCTGGCCGGTGTGGTCCTGCGCCGCAACATCATCGTGGTCTTCATGTGCCTCGAGCTGATGCTCAGCGCGGCCAACCTGACGCTGGTGGCCTTTTCGCGTTTCAACGGTTCCAACGGGCTGCCCGACTACAACGGGCAGATGCTGGTGTTCTTCGTGATCACCGTCGCCGCCGCGGAGGTCGCGGTCGGACTCGCCATCATTGTCGCGCTCTACCGGGCGCGGCAGACGATCCACACCGACGATCTGACCAGCATGCGCGGCTGA
- a CDS encoding NADH-quinone oxidoreductase subunit I: protein MAVVKLKRPDLAAGEKLYLGAIFKGFLITMKHAFDSLRGKTRGSDELKSSGLGATMQYPEQKWDDQLPEYYRGAPALVTDEQDRERCVSCQLCEFICPPKAIKITPGEIPSDDPWAKVEKRPKEFEIDMIRCIYCGMCEEVCPEQAIYLRKDYAITGLSREQMVHDKERLYEIGGKRVGLVNKWNELK, encoded by the coding sequence ATGGCAGTCGTTAAACTCAAACGCCCCGATCTCGCCGCCGGCGAGAAGCTGTATCTGGGAGCCATCTTCAAGGGTTTCCTGATCACCATGAAGCACGCCTTTGACTCGCTGCGTGGCAAGACCCGCGGAAGCGACGAGCTGAAGTCGTCCGGACTCGGTGCCACCATGCAGTATCCCGAGCAGAAGTGGGACGACCAGCTGCCGGAGTATTACCGTGGCGCTCCGGCGCTGGTGACCGACGAGCAGGATCGCGAGCGCTGCGTTTCCTGCCAGCTCTGCGAGTTCATTTGCCCGCCCAAGGCGATCAAGATCACGCCGGGCGAGATTCCCTCGGATGATCCTTGGGCGAAGGTCGAGAAGCGGCCGAAGGAATTCGAGATCGACATGATCCGCTGCATCTACTGCGGCATGTGCGAGGAAGTCTGCCCCGAGCAGGCCATTTACCTTCGCAAGGATTACGCGATCACCGGCCTGAGCCGGGAGCAGATGGTGCACGACAAGGAGCGCCTGTACGAGATCGGCGGCAAGCGCGTCGGCCTCGTGAACAAGTGGAACGAGCTCAAGTAA